The Methylomonas montana genome has a window encoding:
- the alaS gene encoding alanine--tRNA ligase — MKKMTSAELRAAFLEFFRQHGHAVQPSSSLVPGNDPTLLFTNAGMVQFKDVFLGREKLDFTRAATSQRCVRAGGKHNDLENVGYTARHHTFFEMLGNFSFGDYFKRDAIHFAWDFLTKELGIPQERLWVTVFEEDSEAEAIWLEDVKHDPKRFSRIGAKDNFWSMGDVGPCGPCTEIFYDHGEHVAGGPPGSPDEDGDRYIEIWNLVFMQYDRDKDGNLTPLPAPSVDTGMGLERISAVMQGVHSNYEIDLFQNLLKVAAQLAGTTDLTNSSLRVIADHIRSCAFLVADGVLPSNEGRGYVLRRIVRRAIRHGYRLGIQDTFFYKLVAPLVAEMGAAYPELVKAQEQVERVLKKEEERFAETLEQGMKILENCVAKLDGHVIPGDVVFLLYDTYGFPVDLTADFAREHKLSVDHAGFEVEMAAQRDRARAGGSFAADYDQDIKHDSSTEFTGYFHLDGSVQILGLFKQGQPVDALEAGDEGVVILDQTPFYAESGGQVGDTGRIECGDAVFEVHDTQKQGGKLFLHKGKVLRGTLSEGQACEVSVDAEIRKATERNHSATHLLHAALRATLGEHVAQKGSQVNAERLRFDFSHFEPMTPAEIATVERLVNEQIRLNNPVAAEIMAKDDAVKAGAMALFGEKYGDEVRVLKIGEFSTELCGGTHVDRAGDIGLFKIVGETGVAAGVRRLEAVTGQGALDWIDQREKALLSIAGLLKAAPDKAADKVHQLMEKTRGLEKELEKLKAKLASSAGDEMTSQAVDVNGVKVLAVKLDDVDPKALRDLADQLKNKLGSAALVLAAVSGDKVSLIASVSKDAMDKVKAGELVNFVATQVGGKGGGRPDMAQAGGNDPAGLPAALAAVPEWVRERLG; from the coding sequence ATGAAAAAAATGACCAGCGCCGAATTGCGGGCCGCCTTTCTGGAATTCTTTCGCCAACACGGTCACGCCGTGCAACCGTCCAGCTCTCTGGTGCCAGGCAACGACCCCACACTGTTGTTTACCAACGCCGGGATGGTGCAGTTTAAGGATGTGTTCCTGGGCCGTGAGAAACTCGATTTCACTCGCGCCGCAACCAGCCAACGCTGCGTGCGGGCCGGCGGCAAGCATAACGATTTGGAAAACGTTGGTTATACCGCGCGCCACCATACCTTCTTCGAAATGCTCGGCAACTTTAGCTTCGGCGATTATTTCAAAAGAGATGCCATTCATTTTGCCTGGGACTTTTTGACCAAGGAATTGGGCATTCCACAGGAAAGATTGTGGGTAACGGTGTTCGAGGAAGATTCCGAAGCCGAAGCGATCTGGCTGGAAGACGTAAAGCACGATCCCAAACGCTTCTCGCGGATTGGCGCCAAGGACAATTTCTGGTCGATGGGCGACGTCGGTCCCTGTGGTCCTTGTACCGAGATTTTTTACGATCATGGCGAACATGTCGCCGGCGGCCCTCCCGGCAGTCCGGACGAAGACGGCGACCGCTACATCGAAATCTGGAACTTGGTGTTCATGCAATACGATCGTGATAAGGACGGCAACCTGACGCCGCTGCCGGCGCCGTCGGTCGATACCGGCATGGGCCTGGAGCGGATTTCGGCGGTGATGCAAGGCGTGCATAGCAACTACGAAATCGATTTGTTCCAAAACCTATTAAAAGTCGCCGCGCAGTTGGCTGGCACCACCGATTTGACGAATAGCTCGTTGCGAGTGATTGCCGACCACATTCGTTCTTGCGCGTTCCTGGTGGCCGATGGCGTGTTGCCGTCCAACGAAGGCCGCGGCTACGTGTTGCGCCGCATCGTGCGGCGGGCGATTCGTCATGGTTACCGTTTAGGCATTCAAGACACATTCTTCTACAAACTGGTCGCGCCGCTGGTCGCAGAGATGGGCGCGGCTTATCCTGAGCTGGTAAAGGCTCAGGAACAAGTCGAGCGGGTGTTGAAAAAAGAAGAAGAACGCTTCGCGGAAACCCTGGAGCAGGGCATGAAAATCCTGGAAAACTGCGTCGCCAAGCTGGATGGTCATGTCATCCCCGGCGATGTGGTGTTCTTGTTGTACGACACTTACGGCTTCCCGGTGGATTTGACCGCCGATTTTGCCCGTGAACACAAACTCAGCGTCGATCATGCCGGTTTCGAAGTGGAAATGGCGGCGCAGCGCGACCGGGCACGGGCTGGCGGCAGCTTTGCGGCCGATTACGATCAAGACATCAAACACGACAGCAGCACCGAATTTACCGGCTATTTCCATCTGGACGGCTCGGTGCAAATTCTGGGCTTGTTCAAGCAAGGCCAGCCGGTCGATGCTTTGGAAGCGGGCGACGAAGGCGTGGTGATTCTGGATCAAACCCCATTCTATGCCGAGTCCGGCGGCCAAGTCGGCGACACCGGTCGCATCGAATGCGGCGACGCGGTTTTCGAAGTTCACGATACCCAGAAACAGGGCGGCAAACTATTCCTGCATAAAGGTAAAGTGTTGCGGGGCACGCTCAGCGAAGGTCAGGCCTGCGAAGTCAGCGTCGACGCCGAGATTCGTAAAGCCACCGAACGCAACCATTCGGCTACTCACTTATTGCATGCCGCGTTGCGGGCGACATTGGGCGAGCATGTCGCGCAAAAAGGCTCGCAGGTCAACGCCGAGCGTTTACGTTTCGACTTCTCGCATTTCGAACCGATGACACCGGCGGAAATTGCTACCGTCGAACGTTTGGTCAACGAACAGATTCGTTTGAACAACCCGGTAGCCGCCGAAATCATGGCGAAAGACGATGCGGTGAAAGCCGGCGCGATGGCCTTGTTCGGCGAGAAATACGGTGACGAAGTGCGGGTGTTGAAAATCGGTGAGTTCTCCACCGAGTTGTGCGGCGGCACCCACGTCGATAGAGCCGGTGACATCGGCTTGTTCAAAATCGTCGGCGAAACCGGTGTCGCGGCCGGCGTCAGACGTCTGGAAGCAGTGACCGGCCAAGGCGCATTGGATTGGATCGATCAGCGCGAAAAAGCCTTGCTCAGCATCGCCGGTTTGTTGAAAGCAGCACCGGACAAAGCCGCCGACAAAGTCCATCAACTGATGGAAAAAACCCGCGGTCTGGAAAAAGAGCTGGAAAAACTCAAAGCCAAACTGGCTAGCTCGGCCGGCGATGAAATGACCAGCCAAGCCGTCGATGTCAACGGTGTGAAAGTGCTGGCCGTAAAATTGGACGACGTCGACCCAAAAGCCTTGCGCGACCTGGCCGACCAGTTGAAAAACAAGCTGGGCAGCGCGGCCTTGGTGTTGGCGGCGGTCAGCGGCGATAAAGTCAGCCTGATCGCCAGTGTGTCCAAGGATGCGATGGACAAGGTCAAAGCCGGCGAGTTGGTGAACTTTGTGGCGACTCAAGTGGGCGGAAAAGGCGGCGGCCGGCCGGATATGGCGCAGGCTGGGGGAAATGATCCTGCCGGATTGCCGGCGGCGTTGGCGGCGGTACCGGAGTGGGTGAGGGAGAGGCTTGGTTAA
- a CDS encoding IS5 family transposase, with amino-acid sequence MIKESLFAAEERETKLNKLGDVLQILEEHVDFAALAAAIDAAAPRPSRERGGRPPFPTEIMVRTLLLQQLYNLSDEQLEFQLLDRLSFQRFAGLRHSSQIPDRTTFWTFRERLMAAGASETIFEAANRELDKHGYLARGGQMIDASIVPAPKQHRPKGEKALIEEQAMPIDWSPAKRRQKDIDAMWTKKHGKSYFGYKLSANVDKRYKLVRKVKVSTASEHDTLHLDEVLDTFNTGRELYADKGYVDKEREARIKASGLRVHIQRKAAKGKPLSDCQKRRNTRIAKTRARVEHVFASLEQMGGKGLRSIGLARATLQLNFKVATYNLRRLCSLRTGGIKPAFAF; translated from the coding sequence ATGATCAAAGAAAGCCTGTTTGCCGCCGAAGAACGAGAAACCAAGCTGAACAAGTTAGGTGATGTTCTTCAAATCCTGGAAGAGCATGTTGATTTCGCCGCCTTAGCAGCTGCGATTGATGCAGCGGCACCCCGACCCAGTCGGGAGCGCGGCGGTCGTCCGCCGTTTCCGACCGAAATCATGGTTCGTACGTTGTTATTGCAGCAACTGTACAACCTCAGCGACGAACAACTGGAATTTCAATTGCTGGATCGTTTGAGTTTCCAACGGTTTGCCGGGCTAAGGCACAGCAGCCAGATCCCCGATCGCACCACGTTCTGGACATTCCGTGAGCGACTGATGGCGGCGGGAGCCAGTGAAACGATCTTTGAAGCCGCGAATCGGGAATTAGATAAGCACGGCTATCTGGCGCGTGGTGGCCAAATGATTGATGCCAGCATCGTGCCCGCGCCCAAGCAGCATCGGCCTAAAGGCGAGAAAGCCCTGATCGAAGAGCAGGCCATGCCTATCGACTGGTCACCTGCCAAGCGTCGGCAAAAAGACATCGATGCGATGTGGACAAAAAAGCATGGCAAATCGTACTTCGGATACAAGTTGTCAGCCAACGTGGATAAGCGATACAAACTGGTTCGTAAAGTTAAAGTCAGCACGGCCAGCGAGCACGATACCTTGCATCTGGATGAGGTGCTGGACACTTTTAATACCGGCCGCGAACTGTATGCTGACAAAGGCTATGTGGACAAAGAACGTGAAGCGCGAATCAAAGCGTCAGGTCTTCGGGTGCATATCCAACGCAAGGCGGCCAAAGGCAAACCGCTATCCGACTGCCAAAAGCGGCGCAATACGCGGATTGCCAAAACCCGTGCACGGGTTGAGCATGTGTTTGCCAGCTTGGAACAGATGGGTGGCAAAGGCTTGCGTAGTATTGGGCTAGCTCGCGCCACGTTACAACTGAACTTCAAGGTGGCCACTTATAATTTACGTCGCCTCTGCAGTTTAAGGACTGGCGGCATTAAGCCTGCTTTTGCCTTCTGA
- a CDS encoding acyltransferase family protein, whose protein sequence is MLSITIDLARGLASFAVFLFHIAEQVRPYSSGWFVLAKYGFYGVPLFFVISGYCITASADGFISKQDSPLKFLKKRFLRIYPPFWASILVILCVPYLLEIVSYIRTGQLAWPYRDWQNFNLTDWVQVITLIKVFYGSDGQSLHSLFSGINPVYWSLAIEFQFYLVVFLALLSKKHFVNVLAIVTFVSLFFQDIRYTGLFLGYWPLFAVGICVYYLLKNNLTLLRLSRSWGLLLSVFLVLTITVLVIYFARQGQLDNVLRKFGDDWLNFAILCALALWAISPMEPMLKRCINSINPMFSFPLKCVTLLGTISYSLYLLHPKMYQISEKVADNLSLSHSFLKPIVIVLGTVLISWVFYHFCERPFIQSRIRTQRNMVC, encoded by the coding sequence ATGTTGAGTATAACTATCGATTTAGCCAGAGGCTTAGCTTCCTTCGCGGTTTTTCTTTTTCACATTGCTGAGCAAGTTCGTCCTTATTCTTCTGGGTGGTTTGTTTTGGCTAAATACGGTTTTTACGGAGTGCCACTTTTTTTTGTGATATCCGGATATTGCATAACCGCCTCGGCAGACGGTTTTATTAGCAAGCAGGACTCCCCCTTGAAATTTTTAAAAAAAAGATTTTTAAGGATATATCCACCGTTTTGGGCGTCTATACTAGTTATTTTATGCGTACCTTATCTTTTGGAAATTGTCTCGTATATTAGAACCGGGCAATTGGCTTGGCCTTATCGCGACTGGCAGAACTTTAATTTAACTGATTGGGTTCAAGTCATTACATTGATAAAGGTATTTTACGGTTCGGATGGGCAGTCGTTGCATTCATTGTTTTCGGGAATTAATCCAGTTTATTGGTCACTGGCGATAGAGTTTCAATTCTATCTTGTAGTTTTTCTGGCGTTATTATCTAAAAAACATTTTGTCAATGTATTAGCTATCGTGACTTTTGTGAGTCTTTTTTTTCAGGATATTAGATATACCGGATTATTCCTAGGGTACTGGCCTTTGTTTGCCGTTGGCATTTGCGTTTACTATTTGCTGAAAAATAATTTAACCTTGCTAAGGCTGTCGAGGAGCTGGGGGCTATTACTATCTGTATTCCTGGTTTTGACTATAACGGTATTGGTGATTTATTTTGCTCGACAAGGGCAGCTCGATAATGTTTTAAGAAAATTTGGAGATGACTGGTTAAATTTTGCAATACTTTGTGCTTTAGCTCTTTGGGCTATATCGCCTATGGAGCCGATGTTAAAACGCTGTATCAATAGTATTAATCCGATGTTTTCTTTTCCTCTAAAATGTGTAACGCTTTTAGGGACCATTTCTTATTCTTTGTATTTATTACACCCAAAGATGTATCAGATTTCCGAAAAGGTTGCTGACAATTTGTCTCTATCCCATAGTTTTCTTAAGCCGATCGTGATTGTTCTGGGTACTGTTCTTATTTCATGGGTTTTCTATCATTTTTGTGAGCGTCCTTTTATACAGTCACGAATTAGAACACAGAGGAATATGGTTTGTTAG
- a CDS encoding regulatory protein RecX, translated as MSTAIERRQQIEAVCLRLLARREHSRRELLDKLALRGFNRDEVEPVIAEMAEQNWQNDQRYAECYVRQRIQSGYGPIRLRYELQQRGINDADLDAQAEEQGGWQNLLLDVYLGKYGDEKSLPQNEWLKRSRFLQQRGFSGEMIKRLFAELKIRLRRLE; from the coding sequence TTGTCGACGGCGATTGAACGCCGGCAACAGATCGAGGCCGTCTGCCTAAGGTTATTGGCCCGGCGCGAACATAGCCGCCGGGAATTGCTGGACAAGTTGGCGCTACGCGGCTTTAACCGCGATGAAGTCGAGCCGGTCATTGCTGAGATGGCCGAGCAGAACTGGCAGAACGACCAGCGCTACGCCGAATGTTATGTCCGTCAGCGTATCCAAAGCGGTTACGGGCCGATCCGACTACGCTACGAATTGCAACAGCGCGGTATCAACGATGCCGATCTGGACGCACAGGCCGAAGAGCAGGGCGGTTGGCAGAATCTGTTGTTAGACGTGTATTTGGGCAAATACGGCGACGAAAAATCGCTGCCCCAAAACGAATGGCTAAAACGCAGTCGCTTCTTGCAGCAACGCGGTTTTAGTGGCGAGATGATTAAGCGCTTGTTTGCGGAGTTGAAGATTAGATTGCGCAGGCTGGAGTAA